A region from the Salidesulfovibrio onnuriiensis genome encodes:
- a CDS encoding chloride channel protein, whose translation MKSLGPIFRYWRDFVKSYRSIASFRWLVVGALVGAISGLSAVVFFGAIEVGKYLIQAKLAGVISPHPAGESLFHAEHGVFRPWVIPVATTLTGLFTGWLVSRFIPDSVSGGTDGTDATINVFHNKGGFLNPLVPVIKGLTSIMTIASGGSAGREGPITQIGAGIGSWLAEKFDFSAKERRILLLAGAAGGLGAVFRAPLGGALTAIEVVYREDFESEAMLPSIMSSVVAYTVFSMVYGTEPIFGIDRFQFHDPRELIFYAILALVCAVSGWLYVKTFYAIKYKFFFPLKEKVGLMWSTAAGGLLMGLMGMLYPKILSGGYGWLELAIMGQLPLITMCYLIVGKTLATSVTIGSGMSGGMFAPALFVGGLSGGLVGKIGHKFFPDIVTQPGAYILVGMAAFFAGVANAPIGPLIMVTELTQGYGLLAPLMLASAICIVLSRNTSLYENQVENKFDSPAHLEDTTINILEQLHVSDVYTPSRVIVLEENITLRALADIFVNTNQLNFPVRDEQGQYIGMLSIHGVRQYMFEEDLFDLVVVRDLTTKPTYVRPDYNMYQALLRFVDTDYGQIPVVSEEDTNRFLGLLNREDVFNAYHDAIVEAMDED comes from the coding sequence ATGAAATCACTCGGTCCCATATTCCGGTACTGGCGAGACTTCGTCAAATCCTACCGCAGCATAGCCTCGTTCCGCTGGCTGGTGGTGGGGGCCTTGGTGGGCGCCATCTCCGGCCTCTCCGCCGTGGTCTTTTTCGGCGCCATCGAGGTGGGCAAGTACCTGATCCAGGCCAAGCTGGCGGGCGTCATCTCCCCGCACCCGGCGGGAGAATCCCTGTTCCACGCCGAGCACGGCGTTTTCCGGCCCTGGGTCATCCCGGTGGCCACCACCCTGACGGGCCTGTTCACGGGCTGGCTGGTGAGCCGTTTCATCCCGGACTCGGTCTCGGGCGGCACCGACGGCACCGACGCCACCATCAACGTCTTTCACAACAAGGGCGGATTCCTGAATCCCCTGGTGCCCGTCATCAAGGGCCTCACCTCGATCATGACCATCGCCTCGGGCGGCAGCGCCGGGCGCGAAGGACCCATTACCCAGATCGGCGCAGGAATCGGCTCCTGGCTGGCGGAAAAATTCGATTTCTCGGCCAAGGAACGGCGCATCCTGCTCCTGGCCGGGGCGGCGGGCGGCCTGGGCGCGGTGTTCCGCGCTCCCCTGGGCGGCGCGCTCACGGCCATCGAAGTCGTCTACCGCGAGGACTTCGAATCCGAGGCCATGCTGCCCTCGATCATGTCCTCGGTGGTGGCCTACACGGTCTTTTCCATGGTCTACGGCACCGAGCCCATCTTCGGCATCGACCGTTTCCAGTTCCATGACCCGCGCGAGCTGATCTTCTACGCCATCCTGGCCCTGGTCTGCGCCGTTTCCGGCTGGCTCTACGTCAAGACCTTCTACGCCATCAAATACAAGTTCTTTTTCCCGCTCAAGGAAAAGGTGGGGCTCATGTGGTCCACGGCGGCGGGCGGCCTGCTCATGGGCCTCATGGGCATGCTCTACCCCAAGATCCTCTCCGGCGGCTACGGCTGGCTGGAGCTGGCCATCATGGGGCAGCTCCCCCTCATAACCATGTGCTACCTCATCGTGGGCAAGACCCTGGCCACCTCGGTGACCATCGGCTCGGGCATGTCCGGCGGCATGTTCGCCCCCGCCCTGTTCGTGGGCGGCCTGTCCGGCGGCCTGGTGGGCAAGATCGGCCACAAATTCTTCCCGGACATCGTCACCCAGCCCGGAGCCTACATCCTGGTGGGCATGGCGGCGTTCTTCGCGGGCGTGGCCAACGCCCCCATCGGCCCACTGATCATGGTCACGGAACTGACCCAGGGCTACGGCCTGCTCGCGCCGCTCATGCTGGCCTCGGCCATCTGCATCGTGCTCTCGCGCAACACCTCGCTCTACGAAAACCAGGTGGAGAACAAGTTCGATTCCCCGGCCCACCTGGAAGACACGACCATCAACATCCTGGAGCAGCTCCACGTCTCGGACGTGTACACGCCCAGCCGGGTCATCGTGCTCGAGGAAAACATCACCCTGCGGGCCCTCGCGGACATCTTCGTCAACACCAACCAGCTCAATTTCCCGGTGCGCGACGAGCAGGGCCAATACATCGGCATGCTCTCAATCCACGGAGTGCGCCAGTACATGTTCGAGGAGGATCTCTTCGACCTGGTCGTGGTGCGCGACCTGACCACCAAGCCCACCTACGTGCGGCCCGACTACAACATGTACCAGGCCCTGCTGCGCTTCGTGGACACGGACTACGGACAGATCCCCGTGGTAAGCGAGGAAGACACCAACCGCTTCCTGGGCCTGCTCAACCGCGAGGACGTGTTCAACGCCTACCATGACGCCATTGTCGAGGCCATGGACGAAGACTAG
- a CDS encoding bifunctional riboflavin kinase/FAD synthetase, translating into MIVVRTPEEIKETLTGASVTIGNFDGVHKGHQILIKQTCSKAKALGLTSVIVTFDPHPLRVLTQRNSPPFITLTQQKLELVSQFGPQIALLLEFNREMAALSPEEFVRKYLVEGLGMRELTIGYDYHMGKGRTGDYATLSEIGKKYDFNVERLDPISLDGAIISSTRIRDLVQAGDVWDARPLLGRFYQVRGEVVHGMKRGGKLLGFPTANLKLVDELFPLPGVYAIWVDVDGKIHQGVANIGKNPTFGNEALSVEAHILDFSGDLYGKNIQVHFVQRIRNEQKFNGIEELKARIAKDVALGRQILARPEAHIKVTQADLQAKQP; encoded by the coding sequence ATGATCGTCGTTAGGACACCTGAAGAAATAAAAGAAACCCTGACCGGGGCCAGCGTCACCATCGGCAACTTCGATGGCGTGCACAAGGGCCACCAGATACTCATCAAGCAGACCTGCTCCAAGGCCAAGGCCCTGGGGCTGACCAGCGTCATCGTCACCTTTGACCCGCACCCCCTGCGGGTGCTGACGCAACGCAATTCGCCCCCGTTCATCACCCTGACCCAGCAGAAGCTGGAGCTCGTCTCCCAGTTCGGCCCCCAGATCGCCCTGCTCCTGGAGTTCAACAGGGAGATGGCTGCCCTTTCCCCGGAGGAATTCGTCAGGAAATACCTGGTGGAAGGCTTGGGCATGCGGGAGCTGACCATCGGCTACGACTACCACATGGGCAAGGGCCGCACCGGCGACTACGCCACCCTCAGCGAGATCGGGAAAAAATACGATTTCAATGTGGAGCGGCTGGACCCCATCTCCCTGGACGGAGCCATCATCAGTTCCACGCGCATCCGCGACCTGGTCCAGGCCGGGGACGTCTGGGACGCCCGTCCGCTGCTGGGCCGCTTCTACCAGGTGCGCGGCGAGGTGGTCCACGGCATGAAGCGCGGGGGCAAGCTCCTGGGCTTCCCCACGGCCAACCTCAAGCTGGTGGACGAACTGTTCCCCCTGCCCGGCGTCTATGCGATATGGGTGGACGTGGACGGAAAAATCCACCAGGGCGTCGCCAACATCGGCAAGAACCCGACCTTCGGCAACGAAGCCCTGTCCGTGGAAGCGCACATACTGGATTTTTCCGGCGACCTGTACGGCAAAAATATCCAGGTGCACTTCGTGCAGCGCATCCGGAACGAGCAGAAATTCAACGGTATTGAAGAACTCAAGGCGCGCATCGCCAAGGACGTGGCCCTGGGCCGCCAGATCCTGGCCCGCCCCGAAGCCCATATCAAGGTCACGCAGGCCGACCTGCAGGCAAAACAACCATGA
- a CDS encoding M48 family metallopeptidase, whose translation MIKSRLFLYPLLALLAWGLLLPPVPAQALFDGLSIKDEKEMGRKFDRMIRAQLPIVGDPMIDGYIKRIVDRIVAAKDPMPFPVKSAVIRHDAMNAFAIPGGYIYVFTGLISKVESECELAGVIAHELGHASQRHMAARMEKASKIGLASMLGTVAGIFLGAATNGSSGAKAGMALAMGSQAAAHTAMLSYSRDDERDADHVGLNALIKAGYNPRGMPQMFEIMQKNKWFMGQSDIPSYLSTHPGLDERITYLNTRIDRLPAQFTERKDDNTELKRVQAIIMAKLTQADSALGHYLSIPLAQYTALDFMGRGIALQRLKRMGEAKEYFTKALAMDDKDPLVLREAGRFFYKTGDAKRAGALLQKAVIMNPKDALALFYLSLLQAENGDYERAIPAMRKVLKEVPEDGEVHYYLGKILGESGDQFNGYLHLAYSEVYYMNPGRANQHYQKASALAKTEADKEALEKLKETMDSYAKK comes from the coding sequence ATGATTAAAAGCAGACTGTTCCTATATCCGCTCCTGGCCCTGCTGGCCTGGGGGCTGCTCCTGCCGCCGGTTCCGGCGCAGGCTCTTTTCGACGGCCTGTCCATCAAGGACGAAAAGGAAATGGGCCGCAAGTTCGACCGCATGATCCGGGCCCAGCTCCCCATTGTGGGCGACCCCATGATCGACGGATACATCAAGAGAATCGTGGACAGAATCGTGGCCGCCAAGGACCCCATGCCCTTCCCGGTCAAAAGCGCGGTCATCCGACACGACGCCATGAACGCCTTCGCCATCCCGGGCGGGTATATCTATGTCTTCACCGGCCTCATCTCCAAGGTGGAAAGTGAATGCGAGCTGGCCGGAGTCATTGCGCACGAATTGGGGCACGCTTCCCAGCGGCACATGGCCGCGCGCATGGAAAAGGCCAGCAAGATCGGCCTGGCCTCCATGCTGGGCACCGTGGCCGGCATCTTTCTGGGCGCGGCCACCAACGGTTCCAGCGGGGCCAAAGCGGGCATGGCTCTGGCCATGGGATCCCAGGCAGCCGCCCATACCGCCATGCTCTCCTATTCCCGCGACGACGAGCGGGACGCGGACCACGTGGGCCTCAACGCCCTGATCAAGGCGGGATACAACCCCAGGGGCATGCCCCAGATGTTCGAAATCATGCAGAAGAACAAGTGGTTCATGGGCCAGAGCGATATTCCGTCCTACCTCTCCACCCACCCGGGCCTCGACGAACGCATCACCTACCTGAATACGCGCATCGACCGCCTTCCCGCCCAATTCACCGAGCGCAAGGACGACAACACCGAACTGAAACGGGTCCAGGCCATCATCATGGCCAAGCTGACCCAGGCGGACAGCGCCCTGGGCCACTACTTGAGCATCCCGCTCGCCCAGTACACGGCCCTGGACTTCATGGGCCGGGGCATTGCCCTGCAACGGCTCAAACGCATGGGCGAGGCAAAGGAATACTTCACCAAGGCCCTGGCCATGGACGACAAGGATCCCCTGGTTCTCCGCGAGGCGGGCCGCTTCTTCTACAAGACCGGTGACGCCAAGCGCGCGGGCGCGCTGCTGCAGAAAGCGGTCATCATGAATCCCAAGGACGCCCTGGCCCTGTTCTACCTCTCGCTGCTCCAGGCCGAGAACGGCGACTACGAACGGGCCATCCCCGCCATGCGCAAGGTGCTCAAGGAAGTGCCCGAGGACGGGGAAGTGCACTATTACCTGGGCAAGATCCTGGGCGAATCCGGCGACCAGTTCAACGGATACCTGCACCTGGCCTACAGCGAGGTCTATTACATGAATCCCGGCAGGGCCAACCAGCACTACCAGAAGGCCAGCGCCCTGGCCAAGACCGAGGCGGACAAGGAAGCACTCGAGAAACTCAAGGAAACCATGGACAGCTACGCCAAGAAGTAG
- the rho gene encoding transcription termination factor Rho — protein sequence MAKKKASPIEKMNLSELKRKSMQELTDLAVEFKVENPSSMRKQELIFSLLQNCASQNGQIYGEGVLEILPDGFGFLRSPTYSYMPGPDDIYVSPSQIRRFGLRKGDVVSGQIRPPKEGERYFALLRVSEIGLEAPEHSKNLVLFDNLTPLYPQNMIRMENGDKNYTSRVIDLLAPIGFGQRGLLVAPPRTGKTMMLQSIANSINANHPDVDLIVLLIDERPEEVTDMERTVKAEVISSTFDEPPQRHVQVAEMVMEKAKRLVERKRDVVVLLDSITRLGRAYNAVTPSSGRVLSGGIDANALQRPKRFFGAARNIEEGGSLTIIATALIDTGSRMDEVIFEEFKGTGNLDIYLDRHLAEKRIFPAIDINRSGTRKEELLLEDDVLNRVWILRKLLSPMNSIDSMEFLIDKMKGTKNNKEFLDMMNK from the coding sequence ATGGCAAAGAAAAAGGCAAGCCCCATTGAAAAAATGAATCTATCCGAACTCAAGCGCAAGAGCATGCAGGAATTGACCGACCTTGCCGTAGAGTTCAAGGTCGAAAACCCAAGCAGCATGCGCAAGCAGGAACTCATCTTCTCCCTGCTCCAGAACTGCGCTTCCCAGAACGGCCAGATCTACGGCGAAGGCGTCCTGGAAATCCTGCCCGACGGATTCGGCTTCCTCCGCTCCCCCACTTACAGCTACATGCCCGGCCCGGACGACATCTACGTCTCCCCCTCCCAGATCAGGCGCTTCGGCCTGCGCAAGGGTGATGTGGTCTCCGGCCAGATCCGGCCGCCCAAGGAAGGGGAACGCTACTTTGCCCTGCTGCGCGTCAGCGAAATCGGCCTGGAGGCACCCGAGCACTCCAAGAATCTGGTGCTGTTCGACAACCTGACCCCCCTGTATCCCCAGAACATGATCCGCATGGAAAACGGGGACAAGAATTACACATCCCGGGTCATCGACCTGCTGGCCCCCATCGGTTTCGGCCAGCGCGGCCTGCTGGTGGCGCCCCCGCGCACCGGTAAGACCATGATGCTCCAGTCCATCGCCAATTCCATCAACGCCAACCATCCGGACGTTGACCTCATCGTGCTGCTCATCGACGAGCGCCCCGAAGAAGTGACGGACATGGAACGCACGGTCAAGGCCGAGGTCATCAGCTCCACCTTTGACGAGCCCCCGCAGCGCCACGTGCAGGTTGCGGAAATGGTCATGGAAAAGGCCAAGCGCCTGGTGGAACGCAAGCGCGACGTGGTGGTCCTGCTGGACTCCATCACCCGCCTGGGCCGCGCCTACAACGCCGTGACCCCGTCCTCCGGACGCGTGCTCTCCGGCGGTATCGACGCCAACGCCCTGCAGCGTCCCAAGCGCTTCTTCGGCGCCGCCCGCAACATCGAGGAAGGCGGCTCCCTGACCATCATCGCCACCGCGCTCATCGACACGGGCTCGCGCATGGACGAAGTCATTTTCGAAGAATTCAAGGGCACCGGCAACCTGGACATCTACCTGGACCGCCACCTGGCCGAAAAACGGATCTTCCCGGCCATCGACATCAACCGTTCGGGCACCCGCAAGGAAGAGCTGCTCCTGGAAGACGACGTGCTCAACCGCGTCTGGATCCTGCGCAAGCTGCTCTCGCCCATGAACTCCATCGACTCCATGGAATTCCTCATCGACAAGATGAAAGGAACCAAGAACAACAAGGAATTCCTGGACATGATGAACAAGTAG